Below is a genomic region from Gillisia sp. Hel_I_86.
TTAAAAATTTTTGATCTGAAGAATCTGTCATTGTAAATTTCTTAGTCGAGATTGGCAATTACACTTACACCACCTTTAACTTTATCATTTAACTTTACATTGATCTTAGTACCGATCGGCAAAAACACATCTACACGAGATCCAAATTTTATAAATCCACTATCGCTTCCTTGAACCACTTCTTGACCTTCTACAGCATAGTTTACTATACGTTTTGCCAAAGCGCCTGCAATTTGCCTGTATAGTATTTCTCCGGCTACCTTGTTCTCTACCACAACAGTAGTTCGCTCATTTTCTTCACTGGATTTTGGATGCCATGCAACCAAGAACTTTCCCGGATGATATTTGCTGAATTTCACCAATCCACCAATAGGATGCCTGGTTACGTGTACATTTATTGGGGACATAAATATAGAAACCTGTAGGCGTTTTTCCTTGAAGTACTCCTTTTCCATTACTTCCTCTATCACAACAACTTTTCCATCCACAGGTGAAACCACACTAGCATCATTAAGTTGTGTAGGCCTTTTTGGATTTCTAAAGAACTGTACAATTAATAAAAAGAACAAGATACTAAGGGCCAGGATAGAAAATTTTACCCAATAGGTATTAATATATAAATAGGACAGTACGTTCCCTACAATTAATATAATTGCAGTAACTGTCATCATCTTATAACCTTCTTTATGAAACATAATCTATAATCAATAAATAAGCATAAACAAATGGACTGGAAAATATAATGCTATCTAGTCTATCCAACAATCCACCGTGGCCCGGCATTAATTTTCCACTATCTTTTACTCCAGCCTGACGTTTGAATTTGGACTGTATTAAATCTCCCAGAGTACCAAAAATACTCAATAAAATGGCTAATCCCAACCAAAATTCAACATTCAGATAACGGGTAAAATAGAACAGGAAGTATGCGGCAACACAATTAAATACAATTCCGCCCAAAAATCCTTCAATTGTTTTGTTGGGGGATATTTTTTCGTACAATTTAGTTTTTCCAAAATTCTTTCCTACCAAGTACGCAAAAGTGTCATTGGTCCAAATAAGCACAAAGACCCCAACTATTAAACTGGGATTGAATGTTCCAGAATACGTTGGTATCAAGGTAAGAAAAATGGTAGAAGAGATTAAGTAGAAAATAAGGATGATATATTTTTTCTTTTCAAACACCGGTATTTTCCGAATGAACAGTAAGTCCTTCACTAAAAATAAATTCACGAAAAGTGTGATTATTAAAAGTAGTAAGGTCGCATTTGCGTTGAATTTTAGATAACTGAAGAAAAAGAACAAAATAACATGCAATCCATATAAAGCATAACTTTTTAATCTTAATAGTTTTTCGAGTTCTAAAAGGCAAACAAAACCAATAAGAAAGAAGAGGCCAATAAAGATCAATTCGGAAGAAAGAATTGATGCTACTAAAATGGATACATATAGTAATCCAGATATTGCCCTAATAATAGTTTCCCTCATATTTTATAAATCTTCCAGAAGCAGCAAATATAGGTTTTTTGTACTACTTCCATAACTCATAAAATTACCTTCCTTTTGGGTTTCAAAACTTTTTATTGTGGTGATGTTGGAGGGGATTCGCTCCTTGTTGTTGAATTTAATTCCTCTTAAACCTTCACCAATGTTATCTACTAATTGACTCGTGGAGGCCAAGATTATAAAATTTTCGGGTAGCTCATTAAATCTCTTTTCTTTTATTTGATTTGAAGAAATTAAAATGGATCCGTCGTTCGCAATCAGATATTCGCAGGTAGAGAGAAAAAATGCAGAATCTCCAGATTTATTGAATTCTAAATTGAATTTATCGAACCTGTTTTTTAAGTTAGGGTCGAAACAACATGTTGGTTTTTCGTACCAATCATTTTCCAATAGAATATTGTCGAAGGCGTCTGTCACTTCCTCTTCGTTCTCGCAGTACAAGAATTTCCCACCATTGTTTTTGAAGTTGAGCATGAACCGCTCATCGGTAGGCAGTTTAACATCCGGCATATACTTGCCCCGGTCAGAATTTTCAGAAACGTCCTGACCTTTGTCTGGTTTAGGGTTTAAAAAATTTCTAAATAGACTCATATTGAAAATTCGGGGTTTTTTTTGGCACCTTTCAAATCAAAGGTAAAAAATCTTAATTTAAATTAAGATAAATTAAGATTTTTTCCTATGTGGTATTTAATTATTTATTCGCTTGAGTTTCTTCCTCAATTTCGCTGTCTTTCGAAGCGGAATCTTTGGAATTGGTTTTTTTGGTAATCAATGGAACTTCTTCCTTTTCAGGGAATGGCCTGTTTCCAAATATCTTTTGAAGATCGTCTTTAAAGATCACCTCTTTTTCAAGTAAAATATCTGCTAATTGAGACAATTTATCTTTATTAGCCTCTAGCAATGCAATTGCTCTTTGATATTGGGTTTCAATTAGATTTGAGACCTCCCTATCAATAAGTTCAGCGGTTTTCTCGCTATAAGGTTTTGTGAAGTTGTATTCACTCTGGCCGGAAGAATCATAAAAAGTTAGGTTTCCTACCTTTTCATTTAAACCATAAATGGTAACCATTGCCCTGGCTTGCTTTGTGACTTTTTCCAGATCGCTTAATGCACCTGTGGAAATTCTATTGAAAACCACTTTTTCTGCGGCTCTTCCTCCTAAGGCAGCACACATTTCATCCAACATTTGTTCTGGATGTACAATTAATCGTTCTTCAGGAAGATACCAAGCAGCTCCTAGGGATTGTCCTCTAGGCACTATAGTAACTTTTACCAATGGTGCGGCATGTTCCAACATCCAACTGGCGGTGGCGTGTCCAGCTTCGTGATAAGCGATCGCTTTCTTCTCGTCTGGGGTAATGATCTTGTTTTTCTTTTCAAGACCTCCCACAATTCTATCTACAGCATCAAGAAAATCTTGTTTTCCAACGGCTTTGTTTCCCTTTCTGGCAGCAATTAAAGCAGCTTCGTTACATACGTTTGCGATATCTGCCCCAGAGAAACCTGGTGTTTGCTTAGCAAGGAATTCAATATCCAACTCGTTTGCCACTTTTTTGATGGGACGAAGGTGTACTTCAAATATTTCTTTTCGTTCTCTTACATCTGGTAGATCCACATAGATCTGCCTGTCGAAACGGCCAGCTCTCATCAATGCCTTATCCAGCACATCTGCACGGTTGGTTGCAGCAATAACAATAACATTGGTATTGGTCCCAAAACCATCCATTTCTGTTAATAACTGGTTCAATGTGTTTTCACGCTCATCATTAGATCCAGAAAAGTTGTTTTTTCCCCTGGCCCTACCAATGGCATCAATTTCATCTATAAAAATAATGGAGGGGGATTTTTCTTTTGCTTGTTTAAAAAGATCACGTACCCTGGAAGCTCCTACACCAACAAACATTTCTACAAAATCTGATCCGGATAAAGAGAAAAATGGCACTTTTGCCTCACCTGCAACGGCTTTGGCCAATAAAGTTTTTCCTGTTCCCGGAGGACCTACCAAAATAGCTCCTTTTGGGATCTTACCACCTAGGGAAGTGTATTTTTCCGGCATTTTCAAGAAATCTACAATCTCTTGGACTTCCTCTTTTGCTCCTTCCAGCCCTGCTACATCCTTAAAGGAAGTTTTAACATCGGTGTTTTGGTCGAAAAGCTTGGCTTTGGACTTACCAATATTAAAGATCTGTCCGCCAGGACCACCTCCACCACCAGAGCTCATCTTACGCATTATGAAAATCCAAATCCCAATTATTAACACAAAAGGTAAAAGGGTCATTAAAATTTCTCCCCAAACGTTGGTTTGAGTATTATAGGTAACAAAAGTGTCTAAATTGTTTTCAGATTTTATTTCTTGAACTTTGTTTTCAAAATTCTGAAGATCTCCAAACTCAAAACTATAATCTGGGGAATCACCGGTAGCAAATAATTCGTCGTCACCGGTTTTTTTATGTATATCCTTGGCTTTGGCATCTTCAGTTAAATAAACCTTCGCCTGGTTTCTATTTACGATTACTACTTTTTTAACATCACCGTCCCTTAGGTAGCTTTCAAACTCTGCAGGATTTGTTTTTGTTGGTTCATTGAACCCGGACCCACCAAAAAAATTGATACCTAGGAATATGATAATAATAGCTCCATAAATCCAGTAAGCACTGAACTTAGGTT
It encodes:
- a CDS encoding phosphatidylserine decarboxylase family protein; the protein is MFHKEGYKMMTVTAIILIVGNVLSYLYINTYWVKFSILALSILFFLLIVQFFRNPKRPTQLNDASVVSPVDGKVVVIEEVMEKEYFKEKRLQVSIFMSPINVHVTRHPIGGLVKFSKYHPGKFLVAWHPKSSEENERTTVVVENKVAGEILYRQIAGALAKRIVNYAVEGQEVVQGSDSGFIKFGSRVDVFLPIGTKINVKLNDKVKGGVSVIANLD
- a CDS encoding phosphatidate cytidylyltransferase, which produces MRETIIRAISGLLYVSILVASILSSELIFIGLFFLIGFVCLLELEKLLRLKSYALYGLHVILFFFFSYLKFNANATLLLLIITLFVNLFLVKDLLFIRKIPVFEKKKYIILIFYLISSTIFLTLIPTYSGTFNPSLIVGVFVLIWTNDTFAYLVGKNFGKTKLYEKISPNKTIEGFLGGIVFNCVAAYFLFYFTRYLNVEFWLGLAILLSIFGTLGDLIQSKFKRQAGVKDSGKLMPGHGGLLDRLDSIIFSSPFVYAYLLIIDYVS
- a CDS encoding LUD domain-containing protein — protein: MSLFRNFLNPKPDKGQDVSENSDRGKYMPDVKLPTDERFMLNFKNNGGKFLYCENEEEVTDAFDNILLENDWYEKPTCCFDPNLKNRFDKFNLEFNKSGDSAFFLSTCEYLIANDGSILISSNQIKEKRFNELPENFIILASTSQLVDNIGEGLRGIKFNNKERIPSNITTIKSFETQKEGNFMSYGSSTKNLYLLLLEDL
- the ftsH gene encoding ATP-dependent zinc metalloprotease FtsH, encoding MSKQQPNKKIEPKKPKFSAYWIYGAIIIIFLGINFFGGSGFNEPTKTNPAEFESYLRDGDVKKVVIVNRNQAKVYLTEDAKAKDIHKKTGDDELFATGDSPDYSFEFGDLQNFENKVQEIKSENNLDTFVTYNTQTNVWGEILMTLLPFVLIIGIWIFIMRKMSSGGGGGPGGQIFNIGKSKAKLFDQNTDVKTSFKDVAGLEGAKEEVQEIVDFLKMPEKYTSLGGKIPKGAILVGPPGTGKTLLAKAVAGEAKVPFFSLSGSDFVEMFVGVGASRVRDLFKQAKEKSPSIIFIDEIDAIGRARGKNNFSGSNDERENTLNQLLTEMDGFGTNTNVIVIAATNRADVLDKALMRAGRFDRQIYVDLPDVRERKEIFEVHLRPIKKVANELDIEFLAKQTPGFSGADIANVCNEAALIAARKGNKAVGKQDFLDAVDRIVGGLEKKNKIITPDEKKAIAYHEAGHATASWMLEHAAPLVKVTIVPRGQSLGAAWYLPEERLIVHPEQMLDEMCAALGGRAAEKVVFNRISTGALSDLEKVTKQARAMVTIYGLNEKVGNLTFYDSSGQSEYNFTKPYSEKTAELIDREVSNLIETQYQRAIALLEANKDKLSQLADILLEKEVIFKDDLQKIFGNRPFPEKEEVPLITKKTNSKDSASKDSEIEEETQANK